One Pseudoalteromonas rubra genomic window, TTAGGATTACACCGATTAGCGGCTCAGGCGCGCATATGTGAAGCCGCTGCGAAGCAAGCAAATGAAGATGCACCTGATCAATTACCATGTGATCAAACGCAGTTGCTGGCAGCAGCAGAACAAACTTTGTGTTTTATTTCGTTTTGGCTAAAAGGATAAGAAAATGCACAAATCGGCCCATATTCTGGTTCTAGATCCGGATCCACTCAACCGGGTGGTGCTACAAAATACCCTCGAAGAAACCTACCTGGTGACACTGAGTTCGTCACCTGAGCAGGCGCAGGAAGAGCTGAACAGCACTTGCGTGGACCTGATCATTATGGACAATCAGCAGCTCGGTGATAGGGCAGAGGTGTTTTTGCAAACGTTAAAGGCGAACCCCGAAACAGCGCAATTGCCTGTGATAGTGATCTCCGCAAGCGCCAGTTTTTTGGATGAAGCACAAAGCCTGCAACAGGGCGCGGTCGACTATATTACCAAGCCGTTTAACCCCAATATTGTTAAAGCGAGGATAAAAATTCATCTGGCCATTAAGCAGCGTAATGATCAGCTTAGTGAGCAGGCCCTAGTTGATGGCATGACATCATTACCAAACAGGCGGGCACTGGATAAAACTTTGGCAATGTTCTGGCGGCAATGTGCTTCGGGGGTTCGGCCGCTGGCAGTGTTTGTATTGGGTGTTGATCATTTTGAGCGTTACAACAAGTTATTCGGTCATGCCCGAGGCGATGAATGCCTATATAAAATTGCCCAGGTAGTGGCGGGTATCATCAATAATATGGATGGATTTACGGCTCGCTATGATGGCGGACGTTTTGTGGCGTTGCTGCAAGATATCAGTGAAGTTGAAGCTCAGGAAGTGGCCGAGGCCATTCATATGGCGGTTGCAGCCTTAGCGATTCGGCACCCTGAATCGCCGACTTGTGCCCATGTAACAGTGAGTGCGGGCATTTGTTATACCAAAGCTGATTTTGCCCGAGCACACCGGGATCCGCTGGACTTGGCTGCCACGGCCCTGAATGATGCACGCGAACGGCAACAAAAAGCGGTGTTGAGTGTGGTGTAAAGGTTCAGTGCTAAGTTGCACTGAACCGTGTCAGTAGCGCTGATTACAGTAGTTGCGCCAGGGCCGTATCGCCAAATCCAACCAGCTTGCTGTCTTTAAACAGTAATGGAGTGCATTCATCTTTTGTGACAACGCCATCTGAATGTTTACTGTTGGTTGCGAAATACAGTACCTGATAGACAGTGTCTCCCTTAGACAGCATATCTGTGAAGTCCGGTGTACCAAGCTTGTTCAGTACACTTTGATATTCAGTGCCCATTTTAAGTTGGCTGATTTTCTCGCGATTCTGTTTTTGCTCTTTTTTCCAGCCATAGTGGCTGCCGTTAATTTCACCATCCGTGACCGCGACCACACAGCCTGTCAGTACAGTTGAACTTAATAGCGCAGTTGCAAGTAGTAGTTTTTTCATCTTTTATATCCCAGGCTTAGCCGTCTTTGCTTTCTTTGAAGTGTATTCTGCAAAGAGTTTGCCAGTTTTTAAATCATTAAAAATCAAAGGACTATGGTGTTTGGTGAAATCACTGATTTTCTACAATGCTAAGTTTTGAATAAATTCGCTAATAGTTAGTCAAAATAACAAGTTGAGATATCACGTTAGGCGCCATTTCTATTCGATGCCGGATATAGCTCAGTGACCAGTTGCAGGACAGGTACTCATGCCTTGTATGAGAATAGTGCCCGGCTCGAAAGCCGGGATCACGTTACTGAATGGGGGCGTCAAGCGGTCAATGGTGTTCAGACAGCCTTTTGTTGAGTGTAAACACCCGTGGTACAACTTCACTTCGTGTCATTCCGCACAGCTGGAGGCAGCCAATTCACAAAGCATGTTATTGAGCACCAGGAACGACGCGCTTACACTAGGCGATTACGCTCACTTCCTTGTAAAAAGCTGGTGATATTCTCGGCAATACCGTCAATCAGACGGGTGATAGATTCCTGGCTGGCCCAGGCGTTGTGTGGCGTCAGTAACAAGTTGTCGCCCTTGTATTGCACCAGCGGGTTTGTCCCTGTCGCTGGCTCAACACTCAGTACATCAACGCCTGCACCGCCAAGCTGTCTCTGAGCTAATGCATCTGCCAATGCCTGTTCATTAACAATACCGCCTCGCGCGGTATTCAATAAAATGGCGTGAGTCGGGAGCAAGGCTAGTGTACTGGCGTCAAATAGATCTCGGGTGGTGTCTGTTAAAGGGCAATGGACCGAGACAATATCCGCGTCTCGCAGTGCTTCTTTAAAGGCAACGCGTGACTCACGTATCACCTCTTGCCCCGGGCGCTCTGCGATAATAACCTCGGCACCAAAGGCGGCGGCAACCTTTGCAACAGCCTGACCAAGATTACCATATCCGACTATCACAAAGCGTTTGCCTGACAAATCGTGTATAGGGTAGTCCAGACGACAAAATATGTTGCTCTGTTGCCAGGCTTCATTCGCACAGTCTTGTGTATAGCGGTGAATATTGCTCATTAAGTTGCCGAGCAGCGTAAAGGTGTGAAGGACCACGGAGGGGGTGGAATAACCCGCGACATTGGTCACGGCGATATTGTGGCTGCGCGCGGCTTCCAGGTCGATGTTATTGGTGCCGGTTGCGGCCACACAGATCAATTTGAGACCAGACAGCTTACTCAGCGTGTCGGCATTGAGCACGACCTTGTTCGTCACAACCACATCTGCACCGTGAAGGCGCGATAGCAGCTGGTCGGGTGAGGTGGTTTGATACTCGGTAACGGCACCATGCTTGCGCAGAGGGTCGAGGCTGACACCCGCCAATGTGGCGGCATCTAAAACAACAATATTCATGTGGGCAAATCTTCCTTACTAACAGATGGCGGGAGTGTATCATTTTTATGGTTAGTTTATCTTTGCACTTGACCTTGAACTCAACTCCAAGGTTTATACTCTAAGTAGATTCATAAAGGACGGCAAAACTGACGATGTATAAGATTGGCCACATTGCAAAACAATTGAATGTGTCTACCGACACACTGCGTTATTATGAACGCCAGGGTTTGTTGCAAGCGCGAGCACGCAGCTCGGCGGGTTATCGGTTGTATGATGACAGCGCGCTTGAACAGATGCGCTTTATATTAAGAGCCAAAACCGTGGGTTTCA contains:
- a CDS encoding DUF3192 domain-containing protein codes for the protein MKKLLLATALLSSTVLTGCVVAVTDGEINGSHYGWKKEQKQNREKISQLKMGTEYQSVLNKLGTPDFTDMLSKGDTVYQVLYFATNSKHSDGVVTKDECTPLLFKDSKLVGFGDTALAQLL
- a CDS encoding GGDEF domain-containing response regulator is translated as MHKSAHILVLDPDPLNRVVLQNTLEETYLVTLSSSPEQAQEELNSTCVDLIIMDNQQLGDRAEVFLQTLKANPETAQLPVIVISASASFLDEAQSLQQGAVDYITKPFNPNIVKARIKIHLAIKQRNDQLSEQALVDGMTSLPNRRALDKTLAMFWRQCASGVRPLAVFVLGVDHFERYNKLFGHARGDECLYKIAQVVAGIINNMDGFTARYDGGRFVALLQDISEVEAQEVAEAIHMAVAALAIRHPESPTCAHVTVSAGICYTKADFARAHRDPLDLAATALNDARERQQKAVLSVV
- a CDS encoding D-2-hydroxyacid dehydrogenase yields the protein MNIVVLDAATLAGVSLDPLRKHGAVTEYQTTSPDQLLSRLHGADVVVTNKVVLNADTLSKLSGLKLICVAATGTNNIDLEAARSHNIAVTNVAGYSTPSVVLHTFTLLGNLMSNIHRYTQDCANEAWQQSNIFCRLDYPIHDLSGKRFVIVGYGNLGQAVAKVAAAFGAEVIIAERPGQEVIRESRVAFKEALRDADIVSVHCPLTDTTRDLFDASTLALLPTHAILLNTARGGIVNEQALADALAQRQLGGAGVDVLSVEPATGTNPLVQYKGDNLLLTPHNAWASQESITRLIDGIAENITSFLQGSERNRLV